A window of Calliopsis andreniformis isolate RMS-2024a chromosome 3, iyCalAndr_principal, whole genome shotgun sequence contains these coding sequences:
- the Stma gene encoding protein EFR3 homolog stmA isoform X1 produces MAMITCCLEAEMPDVFESLVRKCTDPGCCCWCCSALRPRYKRLVDNIFPVNPQDGLVKNNMEKLTFYSLSSPEKLDRIGEYLFQRASRDIYRRRNGFVIIAMEAMDQLLVACHAQTLNLFVESFLKMVQKLLESTDPQLQILATQSFVRFANIEQDTPSYHTRYDFFVSKYSAMCHSNNDDPAIRKQIRLAGIQGLQGVVRKTLSDDLVENIWEPVHMDKIVPSLLYNMQNSRYSSKEDATPDSPTEERSDPPQFAETCMRELVGRASFGHIRCVIRPVLRHLDNHQLWVPNYFAIHTFRIIMFSIQSQYSYTVVEALMTHLDDHSKSSPKIRTSIADTLSKIISIAAGESVGPSVLEIINSLLSHLRVSVTKNQPTSNDEQLYQEALINALGEFANHLPDYQKIEIMMFIMSKVPYNQPDRIISVGKGDVLLQSILLKSLLKVGTKYQTIHLNTTFPPSFLEPLLRMSLAADAEMRLLVQKIFHTLIDRHQNITKLAKPTVNVAQLDLTIEKASRPDVIFIRKHGPEIYLALYESLELPSNTVENVESIYTTLALLAVELASEETVLELLRLVLSLQDLALTSGQISLSLKFNLHAIVISLLVLISYVCNITSLMDYATKIVDTRRKEAPHLLPDLQSQYDSGLSSRLGPTLLVDQTVLSECLKGAGLDSGKLQQGSGYSSTSLQHRHSWVDSAGRNSLADINSGGTELDSGGSSPGVQKKLPGEELTFESMKRILTETNNNHVVEEEKRIQLSHFFRNAPFQDLVSKTQPKHDVLQNKLSEIFNTLAVDPRNTTQPGGPPTDAKPSQAPAYEIHFPELFVY; encoded by the exons GTTGTTGCTGGTGCTGTTCTGCTCTACGACCACGATATAAGAGGCTCGTTGACAATATTTTTCCAGTTAACCCACAG GATGGCCTAGTCAAGAATAATATGGAAAAATTGACCTTTTATTCATTAAGTAGCCCTGAAAAATTAGATAGAATTggagaatatttatttcaaaggGCTTCCAGAGACATTTACAG GAGAAGAAATGGatttgttattattgccatggAAGCGATGGACCAACTTTTAGTAGCATGTCATGCCCAAACTTTGAATTTATTTGTTGAGAGCTTTTTAAAGATGGTACAAAAATTGTTGGAATCGACAGATCCTCAGTTACAAATTCTGGCAACACAATCT TTTGTCCGATTTGCCAACATCGAGCAAGACACGCCGTCTTATCACACTCGTTATGATTTCTTTGTATCTAAATACTCTGCAATGTGCCACTCCAATAACGACGATCCAGCAATCCGAAAACAAATACGGCTTGCTGGAATTCAGGGATTGCAG GGAGTTGTAAGAAAAACACTTTCTGATGATTTAGTTGAAAATATTTGGGAACCTGTCCACATGGATAAAATCGTTCCTTCGTTGTTATACAATATGCAAAATTCCAG GTATTCTAGTAAAGAAGATGCAACACCCGATAGCCCAACCGAGGAGAGATCTGATCCGCCACAATTTGCTGAAACTTGTATGCGAGAGCTCGTTGGGCGAGCATCATTTGGTCATATTCGTTGTGTTATCAGACCAGTTTTAAG gcACTTAGATAATCACCAATTGTGGGTTcctaattattttgcaattcATACATTTAGGATAATTATGTTTTCTATTCAG TCACAATATTCTTATACGGTTGTGGAGGCACTAATGACCCATCTTGATGACCATTCAAAGTCGTCCCCAAAAATTCGTACAAGTATTGCAGATACTTTATCCAAAATTATTTCAATTGCAGCTGGTGAAAGTGTTG GTCCATCTGTTTTGGAAATAATAAATTCTCTACTGTCTCATCTTCGAGTTAGCGTAACAAAGAACCAACCAACCAGCAATGATGAACAGTTGTATCAAGAGGCATTAATTAATGCTCTTGGAGAATTTGCAAACCATCTTCCAGATTAccagaaaatagaaataatgatGTTTATTATGAGTAAAGTTCCGTATAATCAACCAGACCGTATAATTTCAGTTGGGAAGGGAGATGTATTACTTCAAAGTATTCTTCTGAAATCTCTTTTAAAG GTTGGCACAAAATATCAAACGATACATTTAAATACAACGTTCCCACCAAGTTTTTTGGAACCATTATTAAGAATGTCGTTAGCAGCAGATGCTGAAATGCGACTATTAGTACAAAAAATCTTCCATACTTTAATTGACAGACATCAAAATATTACAAAACTTGCAAAACCCAC GGTAAACGTTGCGCAACTTGATCTCACTATTGAAAAAGCATCCAGACCAGACGTGATCTTTATTCGCAAACACGGCCCTGAAATTTATTTAGCATTGTATGAATCGTTAGAATTGCCAAGTAACACAGTGGAAAACGTGGAATCTATATACACAACATTGGCGTTGCTCGCCGTAGAATTGGCTTCGGAAGAAACAGTGTTGGAGTTGCTAAGATTAGTACTGAGTCTTCAAGATTTAGCTTTAACAAGTGGCCAAATTAGTCTTTCGCTCAAATTTAACTTACACGCCATTGTTATCAGTTTACTAGTACTGATATCTTATGTTTGTAACATTACTTCGCTCATGGATTATGCTACCAAA atTGTAGACACAAGACGAAAAGAAGCACCACACCTTCTGCCTGATTTACAATCGCAATATGACAGCGGTTTATCCTCTAGATTAGGTCCGACATTATTAGTTGATCAAACTGTTTTAAGTGAATGTTTGAAAGGAGCTGGTCTCGATAGCGGAAAATTACAGCAGGGATCTGGTTATAGTAGCACCTCCCTGCAACATCG ACACTCATGGGTTGATAGTGCTGGACGAAATTCATTAGCTGACATTAATTCCGGAGGTACAGAATTAGATAGTGGTGGTTCATCTCCTGGTGTTCAAAAG aaaTTGCCAGGAGAGGAATTAACTTTCGAAAGTATGAAACGAATCCTGACAGAAACTAATAATAATCACGTGGTGGAAGAGGAAAAGCGAATACAATTATCACATTTCTTTAGAAATGCACCATTCCAGGATTTGGTATCAAAGACACAACCAAAG CATGACGTCCTCCAAAATAAATTGtcagaaatattcaatacaTTAGCTGTCGATCCACGAAACACTACTCAACCAGGCGGGCCACCAACAGATGCCAAACCAAGCCAAGCACCAGCTTATGAAATACATTTTCCAGAGTTATTTGTTTATTAA
- the Stma gene encoding protein EFR3 homolog stmA isoform X2 — protein sequence MEKLTFYSLSSPEKLDRIGEYLFQRASRDIYRRRNGFVIIAMEAMDQLLVACHAQTLNLFVESFLKMVQKLLESTDPQLQILATQSFVRFANIEQDTPSYHTRYDFFVSKYSAMCHSNNDDPAIRKQIRLAGIQGLQGVVRKTLSDDLVENIWEPVHMDKIVPSLLYNMQNSRYSSKEDATPDSPTEERSDPPQFAETCMRELVGRASFGHIRCVIRPVLRHLDNHQLWVPNYFAIHTFRIIMFSIQSQYSYTVVEALMTHLDDHSKSSPKIRTSIADTLSKIISIAAGESVGPSVLEIINSLLSHLRVSVTKNQPTSNDEQLYQEALINALGEFANHLPDYQKIEIMMFIMSKVPYNQPDRIISVGKGDVLLQSILLKSLLKVGTKYQTIHLNTTFPPSFLEPLLRMSLAADAEMRLLVQKIFHTLIDRHQNITKLAKPTVNVAQLDLTIEKASRPDVIFIRKHGPEIYLALYESLELPSNTVENVESIYTTLALLAVELASEETVLELLRLVLSLQDLALTSGQISLSLKFNLHAIVISLLVLISYVCNITSLMDYATKIVDTRRKEAPHLLPDLQSQYDSGLSSRLGPTLLVDQTVLSECLKGAGLDSGKLQQGSGYSSTSLQHRHSWVDSAGRNSLADINSGGTELDSGGSSPGVQKKLPGEELTFESMKRILTETNNNHVVEEEKRIQLSHFFRNAPFQDLVSKTQPKHDVLQNKLSEIFNTLAVDPRNTTQPGGPPTDAKPSQAPAYEIHFPELFVY from the exons ATGGAAAAATTGACCTTTTATTCATTAAGTAGCCCTGAAAAATTAGATAGAATTggagaatatttatttcaaaggGCTTCCAGAGACATTTACAG GAGAAGAAATGGatttgttattattgccatggAAGCGATGGACCAACTTTTAGTAGCATGTCATGCCCAAACTTTGAATTTATTTGTTGAGAGCTTTTTAAAGATGGTACAAAAATTGTTGGAATCGACAGATCCTCAGTTACAAATTCTGGCAACACAATCT TTTGTCCGATTTGCCAACATCGAGCAAGACACGCCGTCTTATCACACTCGTTATGATTTCTTTGTATCTAAATACTCTGCAATGTGCCACTCCAATAACGACGATCCAGCAATCCGAAAACAAATACGGCTTGCTGGAATTCAGGGATTGCAG GGAGTTGTAAGAAAAACACTTTCTGATGATTTAGTTGAAAATATTTGGGAACCTGTCCACATGGATAAAATCGTTCCTTCGTTGTTATACAATATGCAAAATTCCAG GTATTCTAGTAAAGAAGATGCAACACCCGATAGCCCAACCGAGGAGAGATCTGATCCGCCACAATTTGCTGAAACTTGTATGCGAGAGCTCGTTGGGCGAGCATCATTTGGTCATATTCGTTGTGTTATCAGACCAGTTTTAAG gcACTTAGATAATCACCAATTGTGGGTTcctaattattttgcaattcATACATTTAGGATAATTATGTTTTCTATTCAG TCACAATATTCTTATACGGTTGTGGAGGCACTAATGACCCATCTTGATGACCATTCAAAGTCGTCCCCAAAAATTCGTACAAGTATTGCAGATACTTTATCCAAAATTATTTCAATTGCAGCTGGTGAAAGTGTTG GTCCATCTGTTTTGGAAATAATAAATTCTCTACTGTCTCATCTTCGAGTTAGCGTAACAAAGAACCAACCAACCAGCAATGATGAACAGTTGTATCAAGAGGCATTAATTAATGCTCTTGGAGAATTTGCAAACCATCTTCCAGATTAccagaaaatagaaataatgatGTTTATTATGAGTAAAGTTCCGTATAATCAACCAGACCGTATAATTTCAGTTGGGAAGGGAGATGTATTACTTCAAAGTATTCTTCTGAAATCTCTTTTAAAG GTTGGCACAAAATATCAAACGATACATTTAAATACAACGTTCCCACCAAGTTTTTTGGAACCATTATTAAGAATGTCGTTAGCAGCAGATGCTGAAATGCGACTATTAGTACAAAAAATCTTCCATACTTTAATTGACAGACATCAAAATATTACAAAACTTGCAAAACCCAC GGTAAACGTTGCGCAACTTGATCTCACTATTGAAAAAGCATCCAGACCAGACGTGATCTTTATTCGCAAACACGGCCCTGAAATTTATTTAGCATTGTATGAATCGTTAGAATTGCCAAGTAACACAGTGGAAAACGTGGAATCTATATACACAACATTGGCGTTGCTCGCCGTAGAATTGGCTTCGGAAGAAACAGTGTTGGAGTTGCTAAGATTAGTACTGAGTCTTCAAGATTTAGCTTTAACAAGTGGCCAAATTAGTCTTTCGCTCAAATTTAACTTACACGCCATTGTTATCAGTTTACTAGTACTGATATCTTATGTTTGTAACATTACTTCGCTCATGGATTATGCTACCAAA atTGTAGACACAAGACGAAAAGAAGCACCACACCTTCTGCCTGATTTACAATCGCAATATGACAGCGGTTTATCCTCTAGATTAGGTCCGACATTATTAGTTGATCAAACTGTTTTAAGTGAATGTTTGAAAGGAGCTGGTCTCGATAGCGGAAAATTACAGCAGGGATCTGGTTATAGTAGCACCTCCCTGCAACATCG ACACTCATGGGTTGATAGTGCTGGACGAAATTCATTAGCTGACATTAATTCCGGAGGTACAGAATTAGATAGTGGTGGTTCATCTCCTGGTGTTCAAAAG aaaTTGCCAGGAGAGGAATTAACTTTCGAAAGTATGAAACGAATCCTGACAGAAACTAATAATAATCACGTGGTGGAAGAGGAAAAGCGAATACAATTATCACATTTCTTTAGAAATGCACCATTCCAGGATTTGGTATCAAAGACACAACCAAAG CATGACGTCCTCCAAAATAAATTGtcagaaatattcaatacaTTAGCTGTCGATCCACGAAACACTACTCAACCAGGCGGGCCACCAACAGATGCCAAACCAAGCCAAGCACCAGCTTATGAAATACATTTTCCAGAGTTATTTGTTTATTAA
- the Fkbp12 gene encoding peptidyl-prolyl cis-trans isomerase Fkbp12, which yields MGVDVEVLSPGDGQTYPKLGQTVVVHYTGTLDNGKKFDSSRDRGVPFKFRIGRGEVIKGWDQGVAQMCVGERARLTCSPDFAYGSRGHPGVIPPNAVLIFDVELLKVEP from the exons ATGGGCGTGGATGTGGAAGTTCTTTCTCCTGGAGATG GCCAAACATACCCGAAACTCGGACAGACTGTAGTTGTCCACTATACAG GTACCCTTGACAATGGAAAAAAGTTTGACTCTAGCAGGGACCGTGGAGTACCCTTTAAGTTCAGAATAGGTAGAGGAGAAGTTATTAAAGGCTGGGACCAAGGAGTTGCTCAAATGTGTGTTGGAGAGCGTGCTAGGTTAACATGCTCACCAGACTTTGCCTATGGTAGCCGAGGACATCCTGGAGT TATTCCACCGAATGCTGTTCTTATCTTTGATGTAGAGTTGTTAAAGGTGGAGCCTTGA